In Clostridium swellfunianum, a genomic segment contains:
- a CDS encoding sigma-70 family RNA polymerase sigma factor — protein sequence MNPHTAKNEKIKCNELNLDAEIERMIDIYGNDVLRISYLYLKDVQRAEDALQEVFMKVYTKYGSFKGHSSEKTWIMRITINVCKDILRGSWLKRVFLAGDVIPMNKDEDNPEPTALRLLENRMVFDEVVSLRSTLKDVVILYYYEDFDTNEISSILGIAEGTVRSRLHRARDILRNKLKGRIEYFE from the coding sequence ATGAATCCTCATACGGCAAAGAATGAAAAGATAAAATGTAATGAGTTAAATTTGGATGCGGAAATTGAAAGGATGATAGATATTTATGGCAACGATGTTCTAAGGATTTCTTATTTATACTTAAAAGATGTTCAAAGAGCAGAGGATGCCTTGCAGGAAGTCTTCATGAAAGTTTACACAAAATATGGCAGCTTTAAAGGGCATAGCAGTGAAAAAACATGGATTATGAGGATTACAATAAATGTGTGCAAGGATATTTTAAGAGGTTCATGGTTAAAAAGGGTATTTCTTGCAGGTGATGTTATACCTATGAATAAAGACGAAGATAATCCAGAACCAACTGCACTTAGGCTTTTAGAAAATAGAATGGTCTTTGATGAAGTCGTATCGCTCCGTTCCACTCTAAAGGATGTGGTGATACTTTATTATTATGAGGACTTTGATACTAACGAGATAAGTAGTATTTTAGGTATAGCTGAAGGTACAGTTAGAAGCAGGCTCCATAGAGCTAGAGACATTCTTAGGAATAAGCTGAAAGGGAGGATTGAGTATTTTGAGTAA
- a CDS encoding DUF4367 domain-containing protein: MSNLKDFRNLADEIMKDINVSKELKQKTLYNIRKRRNNFILAPLFAAACVAILLIGTSIWKYSSKVLSPNNLQNPSVMNTVENSTLSTLPEGQSINPLKSTVSYELKSMEEAKQFLNDITVVPSYLPKDAVLGVIQGIIYNNENRKSLWLHFSIENNGFIINIEKKSTWKNFDGYDQTKINGTVGYIKSIEESNYRNTELRWFLDDDLYTIEGGISAEEAVKIACSLK; encoded by the coding sequence TTGAGTAATCTAAAAGATTTTAGGAACTTAGCTGATGAAATAATGAAGGATATAAATGTTAGCAAGGAATTAAAACAGAAAACCCTATATAATATCCGTAAGAGAAGAAATAACTTTATATTAGCTCCTCTTTTTGCTGCAGCTTGCGTAGCAATTCTATTAATAGGTACTTCAATATGGAAATATTCCTCCAAAGTCCTATCTCCTAATAATCTGCAAAATCCAAGCGTAATGAATACTGTTGAAAATTCCACTCTATCAACTTTGCCAGAAGGACAATCAATAAATCCTTTAAAATCAACAGTTTCCTATGAATTAAAATCCATGGAAGAGGCAAAACAGTTTTTAAACGATATTACTGTAGTTCCTTCCTATCTTCCTAAAGATGCAGTTCTTGGAGTTATTCAAGGAATAATCTATAACAATGAAAATAGAAAAAGCTTATGGCTTCATTTTAGCATTGAAAATAACGGTTTTATAATAAATATTGAAAAAAAATCAACTTGGAAAAACTTTGATGGATATGACCAAACTAAAATTAATGGAACAGTTGGATATATAAAATCAATTGAAGAAAGTAATTATAGAAATACCGAACTTAGGTGGTTTTTAGATGATGACCTTTATACAATAGAGGGAGGCATATCTGCAGAAGAAGCAGTAAAGATTGCATGTTCTCTCAAATAA
- a CDS encoding cysteine-rich CWC family protein: MNLKESEKICPICGKDNNCQHGQDNCWCNSVKVPKHVLDLVPEDKKGKACICKTCIEKYQ; encoded by the coding sequence ATGAACTTAAAGGAATCAGAAAAGATTTGCCCCATTTGCGGAAAAGATAATAACTGCCAGCATGGTCAAGATAATTGCTGGTGCAATAGCGTTAAGGTACCAAAGCATGTATTAGATTTAGTTCCAGAGGACAAAAAAGGAAAGGCCTGTATATGCAAAACATGTATTGAGAAATACCAATAG
- the menA gene encoding 1,4-dihydroxy-2-naphthoate polyprenyltransferase, with protein sequence MTLISFLKFVEIQTKVASVIPFAIGTLYAVYRYGSFKSSNFIIMFISLICFDMATTAINNYIDFKKAIKKEGFGYEHHNAMVKHGIREKTALGIIFTLITVASTLGLILTVRTSTVVLLIGMLSFAVGIFYTFGPLPISRMPLGEAFSGFFMGFIILFLAIFIHVYDKNIASLTYSYDILSLNINILEIFRIFLISIPTVGAIANIMLANNTCDLEDDIANQRFTLVYYIGKKNSLKLFAFLYYIGYAAIIAAVILRIAPLTLLLALLTLIPVYKNIKTFRSKPVKAETFILSVKNMVLMNVGQVIALAIALVFK encoded by the coding sequence GTGACGTTAATAAGCTTTTTAAAGTTCGTTGAGATTCAAACAAAGGTTGCAAGTGTAATCCCATTTGCAATAGGGACACTTTATGCAGTATACAGATATGGCAGCTTTAAGTCAAGTAATTTTATAATTATGTTTATTTCTTTGATCTGCTTTGACATGGCAACTACAGCAATAAATAATTATATAGATTTTAAGAAAGCTATAAAAAAAGAAGGTTTTGGTTATGAACATCATAATGCAATGGTTAAGCATGGAATCAGAGAGAAAACAGCTTTAGGAATAATATTTACACTTATAACGGTCGCGTCAACCTTAGGCCTTATTCTCACAGTAAGAACCAGTACGGTGGTACTATTGATTGGTATGCTTTCTTTTGCAGTAGGTATCTTTTATACCTTCGGACCTTTACCAATATCCCGTATGCCATTAGGTGAAGCTTTTTCAGGATTCTTCATGGGTTTTATAATACTATTTTTAGCTATCTTTATACATGTATATGATAAAAATATTGCAAGTTTAACCTACTCATATGATATTCTGAGTTTAAACATTAATATTTTAGAGATATTTAGAATATTTCTTATATCAATACCTACCGTAGGTGCAATAGCAAATATAATGCTTGCTAATAACACCTGCGATTTAGAAGATGATATAGCAAATCAGAGGTTTACCCTGGTGTACTATATTGGTAAGAAGAATTCATTAAAGCTTTTTGCATTTTTATACTATATAGGTTATGCAGCTATAATAGCTGCAGTTATTTTAAGGATTGCCCCTTTAACATTGCTGCTAGCTTTATTAACCTTGATACCTGTTTATAAAAATATAAAGACCTTCAGGAGCAAGCCAGTCAAAGCTGAGACCTTTATTCTTTCAGTGAAAAATATGGTACTTATGAATGTTGGTCAAGTTATAGCATTAGCAATTGCTTTAGTTTTTAAGTAA
- a CDS encoding 3D domain-containing protein, translating to MNIKTITVVIDGNQTKLITFKNSLDKALAEKNIVVGPKDKIEPSIDSKVVNKSTVTIKRAVNITVQVANEEKDILSAEEDIDSMLKAEGISLNEIDKLSLPKETKLTEGMKLGIVKVEVKELTETEAIDFSTVVKTNSSLANTQKKIVQEGKEGEKKTTFKVTYENGKEVLRDVVNQIVSKQPKEKIIVQGTYPLMPVSRGGDPMPYSKVIKARATAYSPTGGRTTAYTATGRKAVRNPEGYSTIAVDPSVIPYGTKLFVQGYGFAIAADTGSAIIGNTIDVFFDTKREALNWAVKHVNVYVLK from the coding sequence ATGAATATAAAAACGATTACTGTAGTAATCGATGGTAATCAGACTAAGCTTATAACTTTTAAAAACAGTTTAGACAAAGCCTTAGCTGAAAAAAACATCGTTGTAGGTCCTAAGGATAAAATTGAGCCTTCTATAGATTCAAAGGTTGTAAATAAGTCAACTGTAACAATAAAACGTGCAGTTAATATTACTGTTCAGGTAGCCAATGAAGAAAAAGATATATTATCTGCCGAGGAGGATATAGACTCCATGCTTAAGGCAGAAGGCATATCACTAAACGAGATAGATAAACTAAGCCTGCCTAAAGAAACAAAATTAACTGAGGGCATGAAACTTGGCATAGTAAAAGTAGAAGTAAAAGAACTTACAGAAACTGAAGCCATAGATTTCAGCACTGTTGTAAAAACCAACAGCAGCTTAGCAAATACTCAGAAAAAGATTGTTCAAGAAGGAAAAGAAGGCGAAAAGAAAACAACCTTCAAGGTTACATATGAGAATGGAAAAGAAGTACTTAGAGATGTAGTGAATCAAATAGTTTCTAAGCAGCCTAAAGAAAAAATTATAGTTCAAGGAACTTATCCGCTAATGCCTGTATCAAGAGGTGGAGATCCTATGCCTTACTCAAAGGTTATAAAGGCTAGAGCGACAGCTTACTCTCCAACTGGTGGCAGGACAACGGCTTATACTGCTACAGGTCGCAAAGCTGTTAGAAACCCAGAAGGCTACAGTACAATAGCAGTTGATCCAAGTGTTATTCCTTATGGCACAAAGCTTTTTGTACAAGGTTATGGCTTTGCCATTGCTGCAGATACCGGCTCAGCTATTATTGGAAATACTATAGATGTATTCTTTGATACTAAAAGAGAAGCTCTCAATTGGGCAGTAAAACATGTTAATGTATATGTATTAAAGTAA
- a CDS encoding MFS transporter, whose product MFKLTKTEKSWALYDWANSAYSMTVTTAILPLYFKSVFNNAGGAPEVSTAYWGYASSIATLFLAIIGPILGTVADYKGYKKKFFNIFFIMGIIATAMLALVPDASWVMLLVLYILSSIGFSGANVFYDAFLVDVTTEERMDKVSTWGFGLGYIGSTIPFIISMAIVMLAGIKTLPISVPTASKIAFVITAVWWLVFTIPMLKGVHQVHGIDVEPNPIFNSFKRIGKTFKNIKQHRKVFLFLLAYFFYIDGVDTIIKMASSYGSDLGVDSNTLLIVLLVTQFVAFPFAILYGRLAEKYKAKTMLFVGIIIYTLICIYGYFLKTKLDFWILAMLVGTSQGGIQALSRSYFGKLVPKENSNEFFGFYNIFGKFAAVFGPLLMGITTQITGKSNNGVLSIIVLFIVGGIILTRVPDNNEMDVKEKAFLNK is encoded by the coding sequence ATGTTTAAGCTTACCAAAACGGAGAAGAGTTGGGCGCTTTATGACTGGGCTAACTCAGCCTATTCAATGACAGTTACTACTGCAATACTGCCTCTATACTTTAAATCTGTGTTTAACAATGCAGGTGGTGCACCAGAGGTATCTACGGCTTATTGGGGGTATGCAAGTTCTATTGCAACTTTATTCCTCGCAATAATTGGCCCTATACTGGGAACAGTTGCTGACTATAAGGGCTATAAGAAGAAGTTTTTTAACATATTTTTTATAATGGGAATAATAGCAACAGCAATGCTTGCTTTAGTACCAGATGCTAGTTGGGTAATGCTTTTAGTTTTATATATTTTATCCTCTATAGGCTTTTCGGGAGCTAATGTCTTCTATGATGCTTTCTTGGTAGATGTCACAACTGAAGAAAGAATGGATAAGGTTTCAACCTGGGGATTTGGACTTGGTTATATAGGCAGTACAATACCTTTCATTATAAGCATGGCAATAGTAATGCTTGCAGGAATTAAGACACTTCCCATATCAGTTCCAACAGCAAGTAAAATTGCCTTTGTTATAACCGCTGTTTGGTGGCTGGTGTTTACAATACCTATGCTTAAAGGAGTTCACCAGGTTCATGGAATTGATGTTGAACCAAATCCAATATTTAATAGCTTTAAAAGAATAGGAAAGACCTTCAAGAATATTAAGCAGCATAGAAAGGTTTTCTTATTCTTACTGGCATACTTTTTCTATATAGATGGTGTTGACACTATAATAAAGATGGCAAGTTCTTATGGTTCAGATTTAGGTGTAGACTCAAACACGCTGCTTATAGTCTTGCTTGTAACTCAATTTGTAGCTTTTCCTTTTGCAATACTTTACGGAAGGCTTGCTGAAAAATATAAAGCAAAGACAATGCTATTTGTAGGAATAATAATTTATACACTTATTTGTATCTATGGATATTTCCTAAAAACTAAGCTGGATTTTTGGATACTTGCTATGCTCGTTGGAACCTCTCAGGGTGGCATACAAGCATTAAGTCGTTCCTACTTTGGGAAGCTTGTTCCTAAGGAAAATTCTAATGAGTTCTTTGGCTTCTATAATATCTTTGGGAAATTTGCAGCTGTTTTTGGACCGCTGCTTATGGGTATAACAACTCAGATTACAGGAAAGAGCAATAATGGAGTGTTAAGTATAATTGTTCTATTTATAGTTGGGGGAATAATTTTAACTAGAGTACCTGATAATAATGAGATGGATGTTAAAGAGAAAGCTTTTTTAAATAAATAA
- a CDS encoding ectonucleotide pyrophosphatase/phosphodiesterase produces the protein MSRKAKHLIIISFDGLSSLDFDYIKELQNFKEYLKEASYCKNVYSVYPTVTYAAHATIVTGKYPKNHGIVNNTLLQPERESPDWHWQRKYIKGETFYDAAIKKGMKVAALLWPVTAKSKIQYNMPEIFANRPWQNQVMISLFNGSPIYQLELNKRFGHIKRGLKQPYLDDFVHQSMLYTIKEKKPDITMVHYVDLDSMRHYHGFNSKEAMQALNRHDNRLGEIIETLKKCNMYEESTVIVLGDHSSLDENKIICLNVLLKDNGYIKVNSSGKITNYRAVVKSCDGSAYVYLKDKNDDMLKEEVYSLIDNFNKRYDCLESIYTAHDAEKLGADPSCTFMLEANQGYYFTDEFQGDAIKELNTEEIGRKPHRTRATHGYSPFKKNYATVFMASGKGIRQGEIIKEMSLVDEAPTIAELLGVELEHTDGTIVKQFLK, from the coding sequence ATGAGTAGAAAAGCTAAGCATTTAATTATAATATCCTTCGATGGATTATCTAGCTTGGATTTTGATTATATAAAGGAGCTTCAAAACTTTAAAGAGTACCTTAAAGAAGCTTCCTATTGTAAAAATGTATATAGTGTGTATCCAACGGTTACTTACGCTGCACATGCAACTATAGTTACGGGTAAGTATCCTAAAAATCACGGTATTGTTAATAATACCTTGCTGCAGCCGGAAAGAGAGTCTCCAGACTGGCACTGGCAGAGAAAATATATTAAGGGTGAAACCTTTTATGATGCTGCAATTAAAAAAGGTATGAAGGTTGCAGCACTTTTGTGGCCAGTTACAGCTAAGTCAAAAATTCAGTACAATATGCCTGAGATATTTGCAAACAGACCATGGCAAAATCAAGTTATGATTTCACTTTTTAACGGAAGCCCTATTTATCAGCTGGAGCTTAACAAGAGATTTGGTCATATAAAGAGAGGCTTAAAGCAGCCTTACCTGGATGACTTTGTTCATCAGTCTATGTTGTATACAATTAAGGAAAAGAAACCTGATATTACAATGGTTCACTATGTTGATTTAGATTCTATGAGGCATTATCATGGCTTTAATTCAAAAGAAGCAATGCAGGCGTTAAATAGGCATGATAATAGGCTTGGAGAAATTATTGAGACTCTTAAAAAATGCAATATGTATGAAGAAAGTACAGTAATAGTACTAGGAGACCACAGTAGCTTGGATGAGAATAAAATTATATGTTTAAATGTACTTTTAAAAGATAATGGATATATAAAAGTTAATTCTAGTGGGAAAATAACTAACTATAGAGCTGTAGTTAAAAGCTGTGATGGATCTGCTTATGTATACTTGAAAGATAAAAACGATGATATGCTAAAAGAAGAAGTATATTCTCTTATAGATAATTTTAATAAGAGGTATGACTGTCTAGAATCAATCTATACTGCACATGATGCGGAAAAGCTAGGGGCTGATCCAAGCTGCACCTTTATGCTGGAAGCAAACCAGGGATATTATTTTACAGACGAGTTTCAGGGGGATGCAATAAAAGAACTTAATACTGAAGAAATCGGTCGTAAGCCTCATAGAACTAGAGCTACTCATGGCTACTCACCTTTTAAGAAAAATTATGCAACTGTATTTATGGCATCAGGCAAAGGAATAAGGCAAGGCGAAATAATAAAGGAAATGAGTCTAGTGGACGAGGCGCCAACAATTGCGGAGCTTTTAGGAGTAGAGCTTGAACATACAGATGGAACAATTGTTAAACAATTCTTAAAATAA
- a CDS encoding ABC-F family ATP-binding cassette domain-containing protein translates to MNILSAENIWKSYSEKQLLNNISLGINEGDKIGLIGVNGTGKSTFLKILAGIEYPDEGRVIVGNSVKIEYMSQNPEFDAEATVLQQVFKGNSPIMKLISEYEEALQNSQNSDKIVKLTHKMDEMNAWNIESEAKTVLTKLGISDFSAKVGSLSGGQRKRIALASALINPSDLLILDEPTNHLDNDTIDWLEQYLNKRRGAVLMITHDRYFLDRIVNEIIELDRGSLYLYKGNYSTFLEKKAEREELEAATEKKLQGLFRKELAWIKRGAKARTTKQKARIDRFENLSEQLVGVADEKFEISVGSSRLGRKVVELEHISKSFGDKKVINDFSYIVLRNDRVGIVGPNGSGKSTLMNIIAGIVKQDSGVVDIGETVKIGYYSQETHHMDENMRAIEYIKESAEYIENAEGYKITASQMMERFLFPGSLQWTPISKLSGGERRRLYLLRVLMEAPNVLLLDEPTNDLDIETLTILEDYLEDFPGAVISVSHDRYFLDRMAEKIFLFEGEGKIKQYTGNYTDFKEVNEAEAETNNRSVDKSKDAVNKSLEAVDKKKEKPLKFSFKEQKEYAEIDSVVADLESRIEESEVKISSASTDYTLLQELLAEKEDLEKQLEEKMERWVYLNELAERIEKEKENK, encoded by the coding sequence ATGAACATATTAAGTGCAGAAAATATATGGAAGAGCTATAGCGAAAAACAGCTTTTAAATAATATAAGCCTCGGAATAAATGAAGGAGACAAGATAGGGCTTATCGGTGTTAATGGTACTGGAAAGTCTACTTTCTTAAAGATACTAGCAGGCATAGAATATCCTGATGAGGGAAGAGTGATAGTAGGTAATTCCGTTAAGATAGAATATATGTCCCAAAATCCAGAGTTTGATGCTGAAGCCACAGTACTTCAGCAAGTTTTCAAGGGAAATTCGCCTATAATGAAACTTATAAGCGAATACGAAGAAGCGCTCCAGAATTCTCAGAATAGCGATAAGATAGTGAAACTAACTCATAAAATGGATGAGATGAATGCTTGGAACATCGAGAGTGAGGCCAAGACTGTTTTAACTAAACTTGGAATTTCTGACTTTAGCGCTAAGGTTGGGAGTTTGTCAGGAGGACAAAGAAAGAGAATAGCTTTAGCTTCTGCTCTTATCAATCCGTCAGACCTATTAATATTGGATGAGCCAACTAACCATCTTGATAATGATACAATAGATTGGCTTGAGCAGTACCTTAACAAAAGAAGAGGCGCTGTACTTATGATAACCCACGATAGATATTTTTTAGACAGAATTGTAAATGAAATAATTGAGTTAGACAGGGGCAGCCTGTATCTATATAAGGGAAACTATAGTACCTTCCTTGAAAAAAAGGCAGAAAGAGAGGAACTTGAGGCGGCAACAGAAAAGAAGCTTCAAGGTCTGTTTAGAAAAGAACTTGCTTGGATCAAAAGAGGAGCAAAAGCTAGAACAACTAAGCAAAAGGCTAGAATTGATAGATTTGAAAACCTGAGTGAGCAGCTGGTTGGTGTGGCAGATGAGAAGTTTGAAATTTCAGTAGGAAGCAGCAGGCTTGGCAGGAAGGTAGTTGAGCTTGAACATATTAGTAAGTCCTTTGGAGATAAAAAGGTTATTAATGATTTTAGCTATATAGTTTTAAGAAATGATAGGGTAGGTATAGTTGGTCCAAATGGAAGCGGTAAGTCTACATTAATGAATATAATTGCAGGCATCGTTAAACAGGACAGCGGAGTTGTGGATATTGGTGAAACAGTTAAAATAGGTTATTACTCTCAGGAAACTCATCATATGGATGAAAATATGAGAGCAATTGAATATATAAAGGAATCAGCCGAATATATTGAAAATGCGGAAGGCTATAAAATAACAGCCTCACAGATGATGGAGAGATTTTTGTTTCCTGGTTCCCTTCAGTGGACTCCTATATCTAAGCTTTCAGGTGGTGAAAGAAGAAGGTTATATCTATTAAGAGTTCTTATGGAAGCACCAAATGTACTATTGCTTGATGAACCTACAAATGACTTGGATATAGAAACTCTTACAATATTAGAAGACTATTTAGAGGATTTTCCCGGAGCAGTAATATCTGTTTCCCATGATAGATATTTTTTAGACAGAATGGCTGAAAAAATATTTCTTTTTGAAGGTGAGGGAAAGATAAAGCAGTATACAGGAAATTACACAGATTTTAAGGAAGTAAATGAAGCTGAAGCAGAAACTAATAACAGGTCAGTGGATAAAAGTAAGGATGCTGTGAACAAAAGTTTGGAAGCTGTGGATAAAAAGAAAGAAAAACCTTTAAAGTTTTCTTTTAAGGAGCAAAAGGAATATGCTGAGATAGATTCAGTTGTTGCTGATTTGGAAAGCAGAATAGAAGAAAGTGAAGTAAAGATTAGCAGTGCTTCTACAGATTACACCTTGCTTCAAGAGCTTTTAGCTGAGAAAGAAGATTTAGAAAAGCAGCTAGAGGAAAAAATGGAAAGATGGGTTTATTTAAATGAGTTAGCAGAAAGAATTGAAAAAGAAAAGGAGAATAAATGA
- a CDS encoding metallophosphoesterase family protein, with protein MKLHKIKFIVAATIISLGLFFSIAYSKDINNILKPDLKFNTDGKFKIVQFADIQDGPMTDPRTISLMNKILDYEKPDLVVLTGDNIDGKCRSASDVKTAIANIAAPMEKRKIPWAVAFGNHDDEHKIMTKEEMLKIYMSFPYNISQMGIIDNDRVGNYNLLVKSSRGDTPGFNVYMIDSGKYSPDQNDFEYIKESQIAWYKNTSAQLKEKYKKQIPSLMFFHIPIPEFKVMWDSGAALGARNEEECSPKFNSGLFDELVKAGDVKGVFVGHDHINDYAGKFQNIMLGYGRSTGYASYGKEGYSHGARVFLIHEKKPSDFETWVRLEQDF; from the coding sequence ATGAAGCTTCATAAGATAAAGTTTATAGTAGCTGCAACAATAATTTCTTTAGGCTTGTTCTTTTCTATAGCGTATAGTAAGGATATTAATAACATCCTTAAGCCTGACCTGAAATTTAATACTGACGGCAAATTTAAAATAGTTCAATTTGCTGATATTCAAGACGGTCCTATGACTGATCCTAGAACTATAAGCTTGATGAATAAGATATTGGATTATGAAAAACCTGATCTGGTAGTGCTAACCGGTGATAATATAGATGGAAAGTGCAGATCTGCTTCTGATGTAAAGACAGCAATTGCTAACATTGCAGCCCCTATGGAAAAAAGGAAGATTCCTTGGGCTGTTGCATTTGGTAATCATGATGATGAGCATAAAATAATGACTAAAGAAGAAATGCTGAAAATATATATGTCCTTTCCATACAATATAAGTCAAATGGGGATTATAGATAATGATAGGGTAGGCAACTATAATCTTCTTGTTAAAAGCTCAAGGGGTGATACCCCTGGATTTAATGTTTATATGATAGACTCAGGAAAGTATTCCCCTGATCAAAATGACTTTGAATACATTAAGGAATCTCAAATCGCTTGGTATAAAAATACTTCAGCGCAATTAAAAGAAAAGTATAAGAAACAAATCCCATCACTGATGTTTTTTCACATACCTATTCCTGAGTTTAAAGTTATGTGGGACAGCGGCGCTGCTTTAGGTGCGAGAAACGAAGAAGAGTGCAGTCCAAAATTTAATTCTGGACTCTTTGATGAGCTAGTAAAAGCAGGAGATGTTAAAGGCGTATTTGTAGGACATGATCATATAAATGATTATGCTGGGAAGTTCCAAAATATTATGCTAGGTTATGGACGCAGCACTGGCTATGCATCTTACGGTAAAGAAGGATACTCTCATGGTGCACGAGTATTTCTGATACATGAAAAAAAACCTTCCGACTTTGAAACTTGGGTAAGACTTGAACAAGATTTTTAG
- a CDS encoding FAD-dependent oxidoreductase, giving the protein MYDITIIGAGVVGASIARELSRYSIRICLIEKEEDVTTGASKANSGIVHGGYSAKYGTLKGELCGKGNRMYEQLNKELNFGFRRTGALVVGFSEEDKTKIRQLYENGLKLGSDDLEIIHKDRIKEIEPHISEEVTAALYSKSVGVTSPYEFTIALVENAIMNGVELKLETEVTSIEIKDEYFNIKTNNGNIDSKYVINAAGLYSDKIARMIEADNFKICPRRGQYILFGKDQGHLVNTVVFQVPTEKGKGILVTTTYHGNFMIGPNAEEIDDKDDVATTIESLENVIETARKSIKDFDIRRALTSFSGIRAVSSTGDFVIEESRVKGFINVAGIDSPGLTSAPAIALKVVDIVKASGLELREKPHFNPYRKPLIRIKDESFYGRIDDKEPERNIICRCEKITEAEIVDALHRGIPIKSIDAVKRRVRAGMGNCQGNFCRNRVAAIIARELKIPIDEVSVRGKKASAASLRADIKLIRKCSK; this is encoded by the coding sequence GTGTATGATATAACAATAATAGGTGCAGGGGTAGTAGGTGCATCTATAGCAAGAGAACTTTCAAGGTATTCAATAAGAATATGCTTAATAGAAAAAGAAGAAGATGTTACTACTGGAGCTTCTAAAGCTAACAGCGGTATTGTACATGGAGGCTATTCAGCTAAATATGGAACCTTAAAAGGTGAACTGTGCGGCAAGGGCAACAGGATGTACGAGCAGCTGAACAAGGAATTAAACTTTGGTTTTAGAAGGACAGGGGCGCTAGTGGTTGGTTTTAGTGAAGAGGACAAAACAAAAATAAGACAGCTATATGAAAATGGTTTAAAGTTAGGCAGTGATGATTTAGAAATAATCCATAAAGATAGAATAAAGGAAATAGAACCACATATTAGTGAAGAGGTTACAGCAGCCTTATATTCAAAAAGTGTAGGAGTAACCTCGCCTTATGAGTTTACTATTGCTCTAGTGGAAAATGCTATTATGAATGGTGTGGAGCTTAAGCTTGAAACAGAAGTGACAAGCATAGAAATTAAAGATGAGTACTTTAATATTAAGACTAACAATGGAAATATAGATAGTAAATATGTTATCAATGCAGCAGGGCTATATAGTGATAAAATAGCTCGTATGATTGAAGCTGACAACTTTAAAATATGCCCCAGAAGGGGACAGTATATATTGTTCGGCAAGGATCAAGGGCATTTAGTTAATACTGTTGTGTTCCAGGTACCAACGGAAAAGGGAAAAGGAATACTAGTAACAACAACTTACCATGGGAATTTTATGATAGGGCCAAATGCTGAAGAAATAGATGATAAGGATGATGTTGCTACTACAATAGAAAGTCTTGAGAATGTTATTGAAACAGCAAGAAAATCCATAAAGGATTTTGATATTAGAAGGGCGCTAACTAGTTTCTCAGGAATTAGAGCAGTAAGCAGTACAGGTGATTTTGTTATTGAAGAGAGCAGAGTAAAAGGTTTCATAAATGTAGCAGGAATTGATTCGCCAGGGCTAACCTCAGCACCGGCTATTGCTTTGAAGGTAGTTGATATCGTAAAAGCTTCAGGATTAGAATTAAGGGAAAAGCCTCATTTTAATCCATACAGAAAACCTTTAATAAGAATAAAGGATGAAAGTTTTTATGGTAGGATTGATGACAAAGAGCCTGAAAGGAATATAATATGTCGATGCGAAAAAATAACGGAAGCTGAAATAGTAGATGCACTTCATAGAGGAATACCTATAAAATCAATTGATGCTGTAAAAAGAAGAGTAAGGGCAGGGATGGGAAACTGTCAGGGAAATTTCTGCAGAAACAGGGTAGCAGCAATTATAGCAAGGGAACTTAAGATTCCTATAGATGAAGTTTCTGTTAGAGGAAAGAAAGCATCTGCTGCATCTTTAAGGGCCGATATAAAACTTATTAGAAAATGCAGCAAATAG